One stretch of Rosistilla oblonga DNA includes these proteins:
- a CDS encoding DUF433 domain-containing protein: MPGLDRITSDPSVMNGQPCIRGMRVTVRRVLEALATYPDRQELSAEYPELEEEDIRQALAYAAANLDDKVLELRGA; the protein is encoded by the coding sequence ATGCCTGGACTTGATCGCATCACCAGTGATCCTTCAGTGATGAATGGACAACCGTGTATTCGCGGAATGCGTGTGACGGTGCGCCGCGTGTTGGAAGCGTTAGCCACTTACCCTGATCGTCAGGAGTTGTCGGCGGAATATCCTGAACTCGAAGAGGAAGACATCCGGCAAGCGTTAGCCTACGCAGCTGCAAACCTTGATGACAAAGTTCTCGAACTTCGCGGGGCGTGA
- a CDS encoding DUF5615 family PIN-like protein, with protein sequence MKFLLDQGLPRSTVDYLRDSGVESEHVGALGLATASDDEILSVGRDRGAVVVTLDSDFHAILALSNASTPSVIRIRIEGLKGEAVANIIVAVVAGAAADLTAGATVTVTERRIAVRRLPLIDKAND encoded by the coding sequence ATGAAGTTCTTGCTGGATCAGGGGCTGCCCCGTTCGACCGTCGATTATCTGCGAGACTCAGGTGTCGAATCCGAGCACGTCGGCGCGTTGGGGTTAGCGACGGCCAGCGACGACGAAATCCTGTCTGTTGGACGCGATCGCGGCGCGGTGGTCGTTACACTCGATTCGGACTTCCACGCGATCTTGGCTCTCTCGAATGCTTCAACACCGTCGGTCATTCGCATCCGTATCGAAGGCTTGAAAGGCGAGGCGGTCGCAAATATCATCGTCGCTGTCGTCGCGGGGGCTGCAGCCGATCTGACAGCCGGAGCAACTGTGACCGTAACCGAGCGCCGCATCGCAGTAAGGCGGCTTCCG
- a CDS encoding PQQ-like beta-propeller repeat protein yields the protein MFDLLARCSLCLLIVIPGCDAADPVPVADSGGTQALSTASWPCWMGPRYDGISTEANWSADWPDEGLPIVWTQQLGIGFSSISIADGRLFSMGHVDGEEFVYCLDVATGKTIWTHRYACELVDNLYEGGPGSTPTIDGELVYTLGKQGQLFCFRAADGEIVWQKDLQVDLEISMPEWGFNSSARVVDDAVVFEAGRVVSYHKLTGEKNWQSEPHRAGYGSVARFAGERSGLLATLDCDAVRITAATDGSEIASFPWKSPFGTNSTTPILAGDKVFISTGYQVGCGLFQLQEDGLDLIYENRSMRNHFNNCILYDGYLYGIDGNSNLGRVVHLVCMNLETGEVAWRERGFGCGSLMIADGKLVILADDGRLVLAEANPEEYRQLASSPFLEGRCWTVPVLVGGHIYGRNAAGKIVCARLPAKSAATSAGS from the coding sequence ATGTTTGATTTGCTTGCCCGCTGTTCTTTGTGTCTGCTGATTGTAATTCCTGGCTGTGACGCAGCCGATCCCGTTCCGGTCGCCGATTCGGGCGGGACGCAAGCATTGTCGACTGCTTCTTGGCCTTGCTGGATGGGCCCGCGGTACGACGGGATTTCAACGGAAGCCAATTGGTCGGCCGATTGGCCCGACGAAGGCCTGCCGATTGTCTGGACCCAGCAGTTGGGGATCGGTTTCAGTTCGATCTCCATCGCCGACGGAAGATTGTTTTCGATGGGGCATGTCGATGGCGAAGAGTTTGTCTACTGTTTGGATGTCGCCACCGGCAAAACGATTTGGACGCATCGGTACGCTTGCGAATTGGTCGACAACCTCTATGAAGGTGGCCCCGGCAGCACGCCGACGATCGATGGCGAACTCGTCTATACGCTCGGCAAACAGGGCCAGTTGTTCTGTTTTCGCGCCGCCGACGGGGAGATCGTTTGGCAGAAGGATTTGCAAGTCGACCTCGAGATCTCCATGCCCGAATGGGGATTTAATAGCTCGGCACGCGTCGTCGATGATGCCGTTGTTTTCGAAGCCGGCCGCGTCGTCTCCTACCACAAGCTGACCGGTGAAAAGAACTGGCAGAGCGAACCGCATCGCGCGGGTTATGGATCGGTTGCCCGCTTCGCCGGTGAGCGTTCGGGCTTGTTGGCGACGCTCGACTGCGATGCGGTCCGGATCACCGCTGCTACCGACGGATCGGAGATCGCTTCGTTTCCGTGGAAGTCTCCGTTTGGTACGAATTCAACGACGCCAATCTTGGCTGGCGACAAGGTCTTCATCTCGACCGGATATCAGGTTGGATGTGGTCTGTTCCAGCTGCAAGAGGATGGCCTCGATTTGATCTATGAAAATCGATCGATGCGAAACCACTTCAACAACTGCATCCTGTACGACGGCTACCTCTACGGTATCGACGGCAATTCAAACCTAGGCCGCGTCGTCCATTTGGTCTGCATGAATTTGGAAACCGGCGAGGTCGCGTGGCGCGAGCGCGGGTTCGGATGTGGATCGCTAATGATCGCCGATGGCAAGCTGGTCATCCTTGCCGACGATGGAAGGCTCGTTTTGGCGGAAGCCAATCCCGAGGAATACCGTCAGCTGGCGAGTTCCCCCTTTCTCGAAGGGCGATGTTGGACGGTTCCGGTACTGGTGGGCGGCCACATCTATGGCCGCAACGCCGCAGGCAAGATCGTCTGTGCACGCTTGCCCGCCAAGTCTGCAGCGACCTCGGCCGGCTCTTAA
- a CDS encoding serine/threonine protein kinase, protein MATVSESIHIAQTLDGPVEQVAQPKAVVCAAPQLVAGSGLGLSAETESLLAERLRAAGLIMFVALGAFLVRRIFEIGSIDTRLEWVAFVLHAVVTAICGTIGLRLCMNCSKMVTHVRLTELLLFGSTAVYFVVLGYTFLLHGARNGFIAPISPMWIILIFTYSLLIPNSWQRAAVVNSCFAAMGFGTWLYVYQTCPFFQAMTAGNPEIRPGTVEVALILSIAATAATWGVYTIGRLRRQAFEARQLGQYRLKRLLGSGGMGEVYLAEHMMLKRPCAIKLIRPEKAGDQLAIERFEREVQLTAKLTHWNTVEIFDYGHAADGTFYYVMEYLPGLTMEQVVKMHGPMPASRAAFLLSQVCDALVEAHGESLVHRDVKPANIFVAHRGGVSDVAKLLDFGLVKPMTQNDNLDLTRDGTVTGSPLYLSPEQALGDTPDHRSDIYSLGAVAYFLLTGQPPFEGSTPMKILLAQANEQPIPPSELVDDVPADLEEIVLRCLQKDRNNRFADVQELGDAIRQCSAGDLWDRNQAKRWWKSNGCPDKKKLDDDVLNLVCV, encoded by the coding sequence ATGGCTACCGTATCCGAATCGATCCATATCGCTCAAACTCTCGATGGCCCCGTGGAGCAGGTGGCGCAACCGAAAGCTGTCGTTTGCGCTGCACCTCAATTGGTCGCGGGGAGCGGATTGGGGCTCAGTGCCGAGACGGAATCGCTGCTGGCGGAGCGGTTGCGGGCGGCGGGGCTGATCATGTTTGTGGCTCTCGGCGCATTTCTCGTACGCCGGATCTTTGAGATCGGTTCGATCGACACGCGGCTCGAATGGGTCGCCTTCGTCTTGCACGCGGTCGTCACGGCGATCTGCGGTACGATCGGTCTACGGCTGTGCATGAACTGCTCCAAAATGGTGACGCACGTTCGCTTGACCGAGCTGTTGCTGTTTGGTTCGACCGCCGTCTACTTTGTGGTGCTGGGCTATACGTTCCTGCTGCACGGAGCCCGAAATGGTTTCATCGCGCCGATCTCACCGATGTGGATCATTCTGATCTTCACCTATTCGTTGCTGATCCCTAACTCCTGGCAGCGGGCGGCGGTGGTGAACAGCTGTTTCGCGGCGATGGGATTTGGAACTTGGTTATATGTCTACCAGACGTGCCCGTTCTTTCAGGCGATGACGGCGGGGAATCCCGAGATCCGCCCTGGGACCGTCGAGGTCGCGTTGATCTTAAGTATCGCCGCGACCGCCGCGACTTGGGGCGTCTACACGATCGGCCGGTTGCGACGCCAAGCGTTCGAAGCGCGACAGTTGGGCCAGTACCGCTTGAAGCGATTGTTAGGTTCTGGCGGCATGGGCGAAGTCTATCTAGCCGAACACATGATGCTGAAACGACCTTGTGCGATCAAGCTGATCCGCCCCGAGAAGGCAGGCGATCAATTGGCGATCGAACGCTTCGAACGCGAGGTGCAATTGACAGCGAAGTTGACTCATTGGAACACCGTCGAGATCTTCGACTACGGACACGCTGCCGACGGGACCTTCTATTACGTGATGGAATACCTGCCTGGGTTGACGATGGAACAGGTCGTCAAGATGCACGGTCCGATGCCGGCGTCGCGGGCTGCGTTTCTGTTGAGCCAGGTCTGCGACGCGTTGGTCGAAGCTCACGGGGAATCGCTGGTCCATCGCGACGTCAAACCTGCGAACATCTTTGTAGCTCATCGCGGCGGCGTTTCGGACGTGGCGAAGCTGTTGGATTTCGGCTTGGTCAAACCGATGACGCAAAACGATAACTTGGATCTGACTCGCGACGGCACCGTGACCGGTTCGCCGCTGTATCTGTCTCCCGAACAAGCTTTGGGCGATACGCCGGATCACCGATCGGATATCTATTCGCTGGGGGCGGTCGCTTATTTTCTGCTGACCGGTCAGCCTCCGTTCGAAGGCAGTACGCCGATGAAGATCCTGTTGGCTCAGGCAAACGAACAACCGATTCCGCCGTCGGAGCTTGTCGACGACGTCCCTGCGGATCTCGAGGAGATTGTGTTGCGGTGTCTGCAAAAAGATCGCAACAATCGTTTTGCCGACGTTCAAGAGTTGGGAGACGCGATTCGGCAGTGCAGTGCCGGCGATCTTTGGGATCGCAATCAAGCCAAGCGATGGTGGAAGTCGAACGGCTGCCCCGACAAGAAGAAGCTCGACGACGACGTGCTCAACTTGGTCTGCGTCTGA
- a CDS encoding response regulator transcription factor: MNDYSSEADVDRSTKPILRIDSPTVFYVDVDEGVRDSLDQLLEAIGLPLRTFPSGEAFLRAYDGSPGCLITDIRTPSGLAGIELQSRLARSPISLPLIITASVEDASLAVRAMQNRAVTLIEKPYRDHELIEAIQSSLRIDRMHRQQDMRTREVFTRLATLSPNETEVLELIIEGVTNKVIANRLDVSIRTIENRRKRIYEKMRTESVAVLVRMVVEARIRTGQAVERS, translated from the coding sequence GTGAATGATTACTCGAGCGAGGCAGATGTCGATCGATCTACCAAACCTATTCTTCGGATCGATTCGCCGACGGTTTTTTATGTTGATGTCGATGAAGGTGTTCGCGATTCGCTGGACCAGTTGTTAGAAGCAATTGGTTTACCGCTGCGAACATTTCCGTCGGGGGAAGCTTTTTTGAGGGCGTACGACGGTTCTCCAGGTTGTTTGATTACCGACATTCGGACGCCATCGGGATTGGCGGGGATCGAATTGCAATCGCGTTTGGCACGGTCACCGATCTCGCTGCCGTTGATCATTACCGCATCGGTCGAGGATGCGTCGCTTGCGGTGCGTGCGATGCAAAACCGTGCGGTGACGTTGATTGAGAAACCCTACCGCGATCACGAACTGATCGAAGCGATTCAATCGTCGCTGCGAATCGATCGCATGCACCGTCAGCAGGATATGCGAACGCGCGAGGTTTTCACGCGGCTGGCGACGCTATCGCCAAATGAAACCGAGGTCTTGGAGTTGATCATCGAAGGGGTCACGAACAAGGTGATCGCTAACCGGTTGGATGTAAGCATTCGCACGATCGAAAATCGCCGCAAGCGGATCTATGAAAAGATGCGAACCGAATCGGTGGCGGTGTTGGTTCGGATGGTTGTCGAAGCCCGTATTCGCACCGGCCAAGCTGTCGAGCGAAGCTAG
- a CDS encoding ATP-binding protein, with protein MAKDTSGLHDPYYYESFVGLLEVVKLLNPDEDVASVLFQGSDTIKWDDVSAGLKDGGKRCYQIKHTRENASITFGDLVAKDDKGRTLIGDLFKGAVESGLLDSKNRLILFTNRKAGSERSKRKNGDARPKLLKFWKALKKQIDSDVPIGAVTVDVDDQPAWKEWLGCFPSGKEPEVAKFLKLLEIKTSEDELEGIESRIKSMLTDSLGSSAALTETLYKSLVTALRKWTTTGWHADDTSRTVVSESVCEALAIEPSELDYGTPPPPPTPYFESRVPFAKDLESELKKQAGLPVVFLSGDAGSGKTSCVSWLTTQRKDEFFDCAVNARFFCFEPIRPEKPFIDPDASKVTAVELWGSLLTQIRILLRGRLSECRVPVRNDLLKWSEMREHVLRLADFIGAERGAKFVIAIDGIDHAARAAQVNPDQVREFFRSIPSPDQLADKNVRLLIAGQPEQFYPDQYPNWLKLDHPNVDGRILPAIKVKDVEQLLHDCDLTIPVDQIETAARMIFELTKGSTLATVFSVAEASMASTVDELEASLKERRLSDTLTDYYQSIWTSALSDRPEVSCCLACAISLSRTHITAAELAIAFQSWDLPEAMWQACLIKLKPLLEQHADGYRIRHNDVRVFLAQKFQGSPPEQKRSVCEELANFYCSDPAANRISAHLQLPELLRLAGQPQRLADIFDTDWVLEGVSLDIPYKQLWDEAAAAAEQLSANGCWNNVVSVACGMQTLDRLTDDADHGPTRAPVSVPTILSTESLVRPTDHWTSKLVCSVVRDIGELCGGSELARAKGLIQRWFQGLNLKEILDLIPDSTTQSISLFASKEGELDESLKIAFRDLGACCAQLNIAIQCPHLKDLNKIERTALKSFEEGFCNEKTSDSNSNASLDDVFGINKPFFISNIESSIRNLASNEDWSLVCEWLETLSADLLTSEFLAETTWYALKSGVANKEKWLAPLSSLTMGLQDLNTNGMDNYSRGNIRAFTCVAGAIGWTRSDVDPIDIPSVILRQLGQIEKRFEAQVKTLLLAAGCVGRLERDALGDSAGQKTTISPVRIGEILRVLWGNSFWAGLFEHAAELAEQIVGVCKRLGGEYEAIAQEAAVAVAPNCPLGRRMKSIWNLVRNAGKPELLRNWMSHHIGDEGAAFKHSNSSVVETIDDLKPYALEIGLDELFNSASERTRWMLIDYRDRKEYAFQEVGLWFEFAIAQQPDIWTDQGWKLWQLCENCRLKYAHNSFSSSVYHATLGAAMNFGAAGWLSLIESTLDNVDDESWHQWARDWVVSGTIFSSTVESFEFADRQPEALWALAVGFSYWFSDTDNSDLLILGKSLISKLDCKPESELLKRIVQVQCSDSEASDQTIDRHSAVFNPAAADNRTDAELWSAVCDAVSKTAADQYRHSCHQDLFQIARGRAFARGVEVVLAGLEIQIQMHSRWSFGANPTWNARPDIENVTWEEGAARLFRLLLDSFSNEVVCAGLEGMHALVDQNPAAIRILFETLTDGRSERWLLNSAEVWATLHSEALNAVKPILEDKLSSEHFDIRLQAWLVLKKLSENLNEEFCEFPLPENPNIGEIELAGLTQRILSVPANIVGKIACTDRNRAALSVLKLIERFGLGLPDVEAIVSRELGKFEPRDSSTKPYGPKRYDGTFMSDFQTEIAVGNALCQTVSTGNLDQTQIPALALALLVNEDPWIYRTRPQQLCLSEAWESNPDDLDDKENEMFDRLVYGIPSDWSLLGGVALDFQYPSDSMLTCWLEAPANIFGLGLPEMLTSASGRSFVWWNDVVFESGEMQFASVSVSFSGGHHRLPHCSFAVQPAKHWSERLGWKQSSTNATVWEIDGEEVAKYQRLSTEGASRSDGHRQPVLQRWIVKTTALENATEVFGKLETKRTFDSQRSRDH; from the coding sequence ATGGCTAAAGACACATCTGGTTTGCACGATCCGTACTACTACGAATCGTTTGTAGGACTTCTGGAGGTCGTCAAACTTCTCAACCCTGATGAAGACGTAGCGAGCGTTCTTTTTCAGGGTTCAGATACCATCAAGTGGGACGACGTTTCGGCTGGCCTCAAAGATGGAGGCAAGCGTTGTTATCAAATCAAGCATACACGAGAAAACGCAAGCATCACATTTGGAGATTTAGTTGCAAAAGATGATAAAGGCCGAACGCTAATTGGCGATTTGTTTAAAGGTGCAGTCGAGTCGGGACTTCTTGACTCAAAGAACAGGCTCATTCTCTTTACGAATCGAAAAGCGGGCTCGGAGCGATCAAAGCGAAAGAATGGCGATGCTCGACCGAAATTGCTTAAATTTTGGAAGGCACTGAAGAAGCAGATTGACAGCGACGTACCGATTGGGGCAGTGACAGTCGATGTTGATGACCAACCTGCATGGAAAGAATGGCTTGGGTGTTTTCCAAGCGGCAAGGAACCTGAAGTTGCGAAATTCCTGAAGTTGCTGGAAATAAAGACCAGTGAAGACGAACTTGAGGGGATTGAAAGCCGCATCAAGTCAATGCTGACCGACTCGCTAGGGAGTAGCGCTGCCTTGACGGAAACTCTTTACAAGAGCTTGGTCACTGCGCTCCGAAAGTGGACTACGACCGGTTGGCATGCAGACGACACTTCGAGAACTGTCGTTAGTGAATCTGTCTGTGAAGCACTGGCTATTGAACCTAGTGAGTTAGATTATGGAACGCCTCCGCCGCCGCCCACTCCCTACTTTGAGTCCCGAGTTCCTTTTGCGAAAGATCTCGAAAGCGAATTAAAAAAGCAAGCTGGGTTGCCGGTCGTGTTTCTTAGCGGCGATGCGGGGAGCGGAAAAACCAGTTGTGTTAGTTGGCTGACAACACAAAGGAAAGACGAATTTTTTGACTGTGCTGTGAATGCTCGCTTTTTCTGTTTTGAACCGATCAGGCCCGAAAAGCCTTTCATTGATCCGGATGCTTCCAAAGTGACTGCCGTAGAGTTGTGGGGAAGTTTGCTTACTCAAATCCGAATACTTCTGAGAGGGAGACTCAGCGAATGTCGCGTGCCTGTTCGCAATGATTTGCTCAAATGGTCCGAGATGCGTGAGCACGTGCTGAGACTCGCAGATTTCATCGGAGCCGAGCGAGGAGCCAAATTCGTAATTGCCATTGACGGAATTGACCACGCGGCGAGAGCGGCTCAAGTCAACCCCGATCAAGTTCGGGAATTCTTTCGTTCGATTCCGAGCCCAGATCAGCTTGCGGACAAAAATGTTCGTTTGCTGATCGCCGGTCAGCCTGAACAATTTTACCCAGATCAATATCCAAATTGGCTAAAACTCGATCATCCTAATGTGGACGGACGAATTCTGCCCGCGATCAAGGTAAAGGATGTTGAACAGTTACTTCACGATTGCGACCTAACTATCCCGGTCGATCAAATCGAAACCGCAGCACGCATGATTTTTGAGCTGACCAAAGGGAGCACGTTGGCCACGGTCTTCTCTGTCGCTGAGGCTTCGATGGCATCCACTGTTGATGAGCTTGAAGCCAGTCTCAAAGAACGACGATTGAGCGACACACTTACGGATTATTACCAATCAATATGGACTAGCGCGCTCTCAGACAGGCCGGAGGTTAGCTGCTGTTTGGCCTGCGCGATATCGCTATCGCGTACGCACATTACTGCAGCTGAATTGGCGATAGCTTTCCAAAGCTGGGATTTGCCGGAGGCAATGTGGCAGGCCTGCCTGATCAAACTGAAGCCGCTCCTTGAACAACACGCTGACGGCTACCGAATTCGGCACAACGACGTAAGAGTGTTTCTTGCTCAAAAATTTCAAGGGTCTCCTCCTGAGCAAAAGCGATCGGTATGTGAAGAGCTTGCGAACTTCTACTGCAGCGATCCGGCGGCAAATCGCATTTCTGCCCACTTGCAGCTCCCAGAACTTTTACGCTTGGCAGGACAGCCGCAGCGACTAGCCGACATCTTTGATACCGACTGGGTGCTTGAAGGAGTGAGCCTTGATATTCCGTATAAGCAACTTTGGGACGAGGCAGCGGCGGCGGCGGAACAGCTTTCGGCAAATGGATGCTGGAACAACGTCGTCTCGGTTGCCTGCGGAATGCAAACACTCGACCGGCTGACTGACGATGCGGATCATGGGCCAACACGAGCCCCCGTTTCTGTGCCAACGATTTTGTCTACGGAATCATTGGTGCGCCCTACCGACCACTGGACAAGCAAGCTGGTTTGCAGTGTTGTCCGAGACATTGGTGAGCTTTGCGGCGGGTCTGAACTGGCTCGTGCCAAGGGACTCATTCAGCGTTGGTTTCAAGGCTTAAATCTAAAAGAGATTTTGGATTTGATTCCTGACAGTACAACACAAAGCATCAGTTTGTTCGCATCGAAGGAGGGAGAGCTGGACGAGTCTCTAAAAATCGCTTTTCGAGATCTTGGGGCATGTTGCGCGCAGCTCAATATTGCTATCCAGTGTCCGCATCTTAAGGATCTTAACAAGATCGAACGAACAGCGTTGAAATCCTTCGAAGAAGGGTTCTGCAATGAAAAAACTTCGGATTCGAATTCTAATGCTTCGCTCGATGATGTCTTCGGGATCAACAAGCCGTTCTTCATATCTAATATTGAATCCTCGATTCGCAATCTCGCATCGAACGAGGATTGGAGCTTAGTCTGCGAATGGCTAGAGACGCTTTCGGCTGACTTGTTAACATCAGAGTTTCTCGCGGAAACCACGTGGTACGCCCTTAAATCAGGCGTCGCGAATAAAGAAAAATGGTTGGCCCCACTGTCATCTCTCACCATGGGGCTTCAGGATCTAAATACGAACGGAATGGATAACTACTCACGTGGTAACATTCGAGCGTTTACATGTGTTGCAGGTGCGATTGGCTGGACAAGATCTGATGTTGACCCGATCGACATTCCGTCAGTCATACTTCGACAGCTCGGCCAGATTGAAAAACGATTTGAAGCCCAAGTTAAGACTCTACTGCTTGCTGCAGGTTGTGTTGGCCGCTTGGAACGAGATGCCTTGGGTGACTCCGCTGGCCAGAAAACGACAATCTCACCAGTGAGAATAGGTGAGATCCTTCGAGTTCTTTGGGGAAATAGTTTTTGGGCTGGATTATTCGAGCACGCTGCTGAACTCGCTGAACAAATTGTTGGCGTCTGCAAGCGTCTTGGAGGTGAATACGAAGCCATTGCCCAAGAAGCTGCCGTCGCAGTTGCACCAAACTGCCCGCTTGGTAGACGCATGAAATCAATCTGGAACTTGGTTCGAAATGCCGGAAAACCTGAGTTGCTTCGAAATTGGATGTCACACCATATTGGCGACGAGGGCGCTGCATTCAAGCATTCGAACTCGTCTGTCGTCGAAACGATTGATGATTTGAAACCCTATGCTTTGGAAATCGGATTAGACGAATTGTTTAATTCGGCGAGTGAACGCACTCGCTGGATGCTGATCGACTATAGAGATCGAAAAGAGTACGCGTTTCAGGAAGTTGGCCTCTGGTTCGAGTTTGCAATTGCACAACAACCAGATATTTGGACCGACCAAGGCTGGAAACTCTGGCAGCTTTGCGAAAACTGCCGATTGAAATACGCCCACAACTCGTTTAGTTCTTCGGTCTATCACGCGACTCTTGGAGCCGCAATGAATTTCGGAGCCGCAGGTTGGCTGAGTTTGATTGAGTCAACTTTGGACAATGTGGATGACGAGAGTTGGCACCAATGGGCTCGTGATTGGGTTGTTTCAGGCACAATTTTCAGTAGCACGGTTGAGTCTTTTGAATTCGCTGATCGTCAGCCTGAAGCGCTTTGGGCATTGGCGGTTGGTTTTAGTTACTGGTTCAGTGACACCGACAATAGCGATCTTCTGATTCTAGGAAAAAGCTTAATTAGCAAGTTGGATTGCAAACCAGAAAGCGAACTGTTGAAAAGAATCGTTCAGGTTCAATGTTCTGACTCCGAAGCCTCCGATCAGACAATTGATCGGCACAGCGCAGTGTTCAACCCGGCAGCCGCCGACAATCGGACGGATGCAGAGCTTTGGAGTGCAGTTTGCGATGCAGTAAGCAAAACGGCAGCCGACCAGTACCGCCATTCATGTCACCAAGACTTGTTTCAGATTGCCCGAGGTCGAGCATTCGCAAGAGGAGTAGAGGTTGTGTTGGCTGGTTTGGAAATTCAAATCCAAATGCATAGTCGGTGGTCTTTCGGAGCCAATCCGACTTGGAATGCACGCCCTGATATCGAAAATGTAACGTGGGAAGAGGGAGCCGCGAGGTTGTTTCGATTGTTGCTTGACTCATTCAGTAACGAAGTGGTCTGTGCGGGCTTGGAAGGAATGCATGCACTCGTAGACCAAAATCCGGCCGCGATTCGCATACTTTTCGAGACATTGACAGACGGAAGGTCTGAACGCTGGTTACTCAATTCGGCGGAAGTATGGGCGACGCTGCACTCGGAAGCTTTGAACGCGGTGAAGCCTATCCTTGAGGACAAATTATCGAGCGAACACTTCGACATTCGCCTTCAGGCTTGGCTTGTTCTTAAGAAACTGTCGGAGAATTTGAACGAGGAGTTTTGCGAATTTCCTCTGCCGGAGAATCCTAACATTGGCGAAATAGAGTTGGCTGGCCTTACTCAGAGGATTTTATCAGTGCCAGCCAACATTGTTGGCAAAATTGCTTGCACAGATCGAAATCGAGCTGCCCTTTCGGTTTTAAAACTCATAGAACGCTTCGGCCTAGGCTTGCCAGATGTTGAAGCGATCGTCTCTCGAGAATTGGGGAAATTTGAACCACGTGACAGTTCGACAAAGCCATATGGTCCCAAAAGGTACGACGGTACTTTCATGAGCGATTTCCAAACGGAGATCGCGGTTGGAAACGCGTTGTGTCAAACAGTATCCACTGGCAACCTAGACCAAACCCAAATCCCTGCGCTCGCACTCGCACTGCTTGTCAATGAAGATCCTTGGATTTATCGGACGCGGCCACAACAGCTTTGTCTATCTGAGGCATGGGAATCCAACCCAGATGATCTTGACGATAAAGAAAACGAAATGTTTGATCGACTCGTGTATGGAATTCCGTCCGATTGGTCGTTGTTGGGCGGCGTCGCACTGGATTTCCAGTACCCAAGTGACTCGATGTTGACATGTTGGTTAGAGGCACCGGCCAACATCTTTGGGCTTGGCCTTCCGGAAATGTTGACATCCGCAAGCGGCCGATCATTCGTTTGGTGGAACGATGTCGTTTTTGAATCTGGTGAAATGCAATTCGCTTCTGTTTCGGTTTCCTTTTCTGGAGGGCATCACCGATTGCCTCACTGTAGTTTTGCTGTACAACCCGCAAAACATTGGTCCGAGCGGTTAGGCTGGAAACAATCGTCAACAAATGCAACGGTCTGGGAAATAGACGGTGAAGAAGTCGCCAAATACCAGCGACTTTCAACAGAGGGGGCATCGAGAAGCGACGGCCATCGCCAGCCCGTTTTACAGCGATGGATCGTTAAAACAACTGCTCTTGAGAATGCGACTGAAGTCTTCGGTAAGCTCGAAACCAAAAGAACTTTTGACTCTCAACGCTCTCGAGACCATTGA
- a CDS encoding transposase, translating to MARQARGEVIDPEQVQIVHCIERCVRRAYLCGEDPYTGQSFQHRRGWIRERLEFLASCFAIDCLTFSIMSNHLHLVLRSRPDVVAAWSDEEVARRWLRLFPIRHNDDRTPAEPSGAEIAAIVNNEQVLAQRRRRLSDISWWMRCTAENIARRSNAEDDVSGHFWEGRFKAQLILDEASLMACAAYVDLNPIRATIAQTLESSEYTGAKERIDDITCASEQNRQHVHDWERSRIPHNSGWMSPVEINERDDPIGADIDSSHRRSSSKGFLSISLSKYLALIDWTGRQLRDDKRGSIPAELAPVLTRIGLDAPAWCDLVKRFGRLFKRAAGTSQSLCQEAARRRQAWMQAPQNPLVGPAPP from the coding sequence ATGGCTCGGCAAGCGCGGGGTGAGGTGATCGATCCGGAGCAGGTGCAGATCGTGCACTGTATCGAGCGATGTGTCCGTCGCGCTTACTTGTGTGGCGAGGATCCCTATACCGGACAATCGTTTCAGCACCGCCGTGGTTGGATCCGAGAACGACTCGAATTCCTGGCCTCCTGCTTTGCAATCGATTGCCTGACGTTTTCGATTATGAGCAATCACCTGCACTTGGTGCTTCGCAGCCGTCCCGATGTCGTCGCTGCCTGGTCCGACGAGGAGGTCGCGCGGCGGTGGCTTCGCTTGTTTCCCATCCGCCACAATGATGACAGGACGCCCGCCGAGCCGTCTGGTGCAGAGATTGCGGCGATCGTCAACAACGAACAAGTTCTTGCTCAGCGCCGTCGTCGGCTCTCGGATATTAGTTGGTGGATGCGGTGCACGGCGGAAAACATCGCCCGACGCAGCAACGCCGAAGATGACGTGAGTGGTCACTTTTGGGAAGGACGTTTTAAAGCCCAATTAATTCTCGATGAGGCGAGTTTGATGGCCTGCGCAGCCTATGTCGATTTGAATCCAATTCGAGCTACGATCGCCCAGACGCTCGAATCGAGTGAATACACGGGAGCCAAAGAGCGAATCGACGATATCACTTGCGCTTCGGAGCAAAACCGCCAGCACGTTCATGATTGGGAGCGGAGCCGAATACCGCACAACAGCGGATGGATGAGTCCAGTGGAGATCAACGAGCGAGACGATCCGATCGGCGCAGACATCGATTCGAGCCATCGGCGGTCGAGCAGCAAAGGATTCTTATCGATATCCTTGTCCAAATACCTCGCACTGATAGATTGGACAGGGCGTCAGTTGCGAGACGACAAACGAGGTTCGATCCCCGCCGAACTCGCACCCGTTTTGACGCGCATCGGACTCGACGCCCCCGCTTGGTGCGATTTGGTCAAACGATTCGGACGTCTGTTCAAACGAGCTGCTGGTACATCGCAGAGTCTCTGCCAAGAAGCCGCTCGGCGCAGGCAAGCATGGATGCAAGCTCCCCAAAATCCATTAGTTGGTCCAGCCCCTCCGTAA